One Desulfobulbus oligotrophicus DNA segment encodes these proteins:
- a CDS encoding DUF2156 domain-containing protein, producing MTDRHYHPSFQQPDLPPATAPIPSYPHSVEPELGHRSQLHPLFQELTDGLSELTFANLFLFRHRHSYRFSTLQDGRLAVLGKDSGGPFFILPFGLPDHEHLARLFAEQRMMKCITTAQSTALAELGYRVTADRDNFDYLYRRQDLASLTGRNYHKKRNLVKAFVSTHNYSARPLREEYRADALSVLDQWREGSGYQGDYEAAREALMTMEALQLCGGIYYVESQPVAYVLGEELAGGTTFAIHFEKAVPGYKGLYQFINQSFASILPEDYSCINREQDLGEPGLRQAKLSYLPAGFVEKYMAVTSIAS from the coding sequence ATGACTGACAGACACTACCATCCGAGTTTCCAACAGCCCGACCTACCGCCAGCCACAGCACCGATCCCCTCTTATCCGCACTCCGTGGAGCCTGAACTGGGGCACCGCAGCCAACTCCACCCTCTTTTCCAGGAGTTGACCGATGGGCTTTCAGAGTTGACCTTTGCCAACCTCTTTCTCTTTCGCCACCGCCACAGTTACCGTTTTTCCACCTTGCAGGACGGGCGTCTCGCTGTGCTTGGCAAAGATAGCGGCGGTCCGTTTTTCATACTGCCTTTCGGGCTGCCGGATCACGAGCATCTGGCTAGGTTGTTTGCCGAACAGCGGATGATGAAGTGTATAACCACTGCACAGTCAACGGCGCTGGCAGAGCTTGGATATCGGGTCACCGCAGACCGGGACAACTTTGATTACCTGTATCGCCGCCAGGATCTGGCCTCCTTAACCGGCCGCAACTATCATAAGAAACGAAATCTTGTCAAAGCCTTTGTCAGCACGCACAACTACAGCGCCCGCCCCCTGCGTGAAGAGTATCGTGCCGACGCCCTGTCAGTCCTGGATCAATGGAGGGAAGGGTCCGGCTATCAAGGCGACTACGAGGCCGCCCGTGAAGCTCTCATGACCATGGAAGCACTCCAGCTGTGCGGTGGTATCTACTACGTTGAATCGCAGCCGGTTGCCTATGTGTTGGGGGAAGAGTTGGCCGGTGGAACAACGTTTGCCATCCACTTTGAAAAGGCGGTACCCGGTTATAAGGGACTGTATCAGTTCATTAATCAGTCCTTTGCCTCGATCCTTCCTGAAGACTATAGCTGTATCAACCGGGAACAGGATCTGGGCGAACCGGGGCTGCGTCAGGCAAAACTCAGCTATCTGCCCGCCGGGTTTGTCGAGAAGTATATGGCTGTCACCTCGATTGCCTCCTAA
- a CDS encoding indolepyruvate ferredoxin oxidoreductase subunit alpha, whose protein sequence is MWEIIVDKDKCTGDEECVNACPAQIFEMQGGKAEPVDAEECLGCETCVEVCPEDAITVTEI, encoded by the coding sequence ATGTGGGAAATCATTGTTGATAAAGATAAATGTACCGGTGATGAAGAGTGCGTAAATGCCTGTCCTGCACAGATTTTTGAAATGCAGGGTGGTAAGGCCGAGCCGGTGGATGCAGAAGAGTGCCTGGGCTGTGAGACCTGTGTTGAAGTCTGCCCGGAAGATGCCATCACTGTCACTGAAATTTAA
- the alr gene encoding alanine racemase, giving the protein MNTFNQIKISRSALVHNYHICRQAAGGAAIMPLVKADGYGHGMIDCARIFAEQGAAAFGVAEAREGVLLRAAGITQPILVLVGVISDTLRTIVEAGLTPVVTDAAVLPELSRVAGACRTEVGLHIKLDAGMGRQGVLPAEFIDTVQAIRRLPHLRIDGIMAHFPMSDDRQSDNTVLVLDMFLKTTGSSADYGLDRCCLHLANSGGLFYVAGARLDMVRPGIALYGYYPDGADGRKNAVSPLLQPAMRFVTRIIQVRTLEAGRSLGYSHLFTTTRPSRIAVLPVGYEDGYLRVLSNRAQVLIHGQRVPVVGRISMNLTLVDVTDLGREVHPGEEVVLLGSQGEEEITADEIADWMQTISYEVLCLFGNLNARTMVE; this is encoded by the coding sequence ATGAATACATTCAATCAGATAAAAATCAGTCGTTCCGCTCTGGTGCATAACTATCACATCTGTCGGCAGGCCGCCGGTGGAGCAGCCATCATGCCGTTGGTGAAGGCCGATGGGTATGGACACGGCATGATCGATTGTGCCCGGATTTTTGCAGAACAGGGGGCAGCCGCCTTTGGTGTTGCCGAGGCAAGGGAAGGGGTGCTGTTACGTGCGGCTGGTATCACCCAGCCGATTCTGGTTCTGGTCGGTGTGATTTCAGACACGCTTCGCACCATTGTTGAAGCAGGATTGACACCTGTGGTGACCGATGCTGCAGTTTTGCCTGAGCTGTCCCGGGTAGCAGGTGCTTGCCGGACTGAAGTCGGCCTTCACATCAAGCTGGATGCCGGTATGGGCAGGCAGGGTGTCTTACCGGCGGAGTTTATCGACACGGTTCAGGCAATCCGCAGGCTCCCGCATCTTCGGATTGACGGTATTATGGCCCATTTCCCCATGTCCGATGACCGGCAGTCCGATAACACGGTTCTGGTACTGGACATGTTCCTTAAAACGACTGGATCTTCGGCCGATTATGGTCTGGACAGGTGCTGCCTCCATCTTGCCAATTCCGGTGGATTGTTTTATGTTGCCGGCGCCCGGCTCGACATGGTTCGTCCCGGTATTGCCCTGTACGGGTATTACCCGGACGGCGCCGACGGCAGGAAAAACGCTGTCTCTCCTCTGCTTCAACCGGCCATGCGGTTTGTGACCCGCATCATCCAGGTGCGCACTCTTGAGGCTGGTCGCAGTCTTGGCTACTCGCACCTGTTTACAACAACCAGACCTTCGCGTATTGCTGTTCTGCCTGTGGGATATGAGGATGGCTATTTACGGGTGCTGAGCAATCGGGCGCAGGTACTGATCCACGGGCAGCGGGTACCGGTGGTCGGTCGGATCTCCATGAACTTAACGCTGGTGGATGTCACTGACCTTGGCCGGGAAGTGCACCCCGGCGAGGAAGTCGTGCTGCTGGGCAGTCAGGGAGAGGAAGAGATCACTGCCGATGAAATAGCCGATTGGATGCAAACCATCAGTTACGAAGTGCTCTGCCTGTTCGGTAACCTCAATGCGCGCACCATGGTTGAGTAA
- the argS gene encoding arginine--tRNA ligase — MIKSQIKEIVDHCFTEGVRLGYWSGAVAGRYSIEVPKREGQGDFSTNFAMVAAGIDKGKPRDLAVPMTELLAGQPMVERVEIAGPGFINLFLKKTIWATVLAPIFAQGENFGRSEDGQGRRVLVEFVSANPTGPLSVGHGRNAVLGDTIARLLEANGYQVQREYYFNDSGRQMRVLGESTRARYLELLGMPASFPEDGYQGDYIYGIARSMVEEAGDSFQDAAVDIFKERAQQAIFTDIDTTLRRIGIHFDTYFNEHSLYEDGRLKAVVDQLRGKGLIYEKEGATWFKASEFGQEQDRVIIKSSGEPTYRLPDIAYHCDKFERGYDWMINVFGSDHIATVPDVLAGVRALGHDDSCITVVLYQFVTLLRDGKQVKMSTRKATFVTVDELVDEVGADALRFFFLMRKPDNVIEFDLDLAKKQSQENPVYYVQYAHARLCSIEKMAAEQGAVVGLTQQILQRLVEPEEYALLKMLADYPQLVAGAAADLAPHRIIFYLIELAGQFHGFYNKHKVLTDDHDLTGARLALCQGVKTVVYNGLHLIGLTAPVSM; from the coding sequence ATGATAAAGTCACAGATTAAAGAGATTGTCGACCACTGTTTTACTGAGGGAGTGCGGCTTGGTTACTGGAGCGGGGCAGTGGCCGGCCGATATTCCATTGAGGTACCCAAACGCGAAGGCCAGGGCGATTTTTCCACGAACTTTGCCATGGTTGCAGCCGGCATCGACAAAGGAAAACCACGGGATCTTGCTGTACCGATGACTGAACTGCTGGCCGGGCAACCGATGGTTGAGCGGGTGGAGATAGCCGGTCCCGGCTTTATCAATCTTTTTCTAAAAAAGACGATCTGGGCCACCGTGCTGGCACCGATCTTTGCGCAGGGAGAAAACTTCGGCCGATCTGAAGATGGTCAGGGGCGACGGGTGCTGGTTGAGTTTGTCAGCGCCAATCCTACAGGTCCGCTCAGTGTCGGCCACGGGCGTAATGCCGTGCTGGGTGATACCATTGCCCGTCTCCTCGAAGCCAATGGCTACCAGGTGCAACGGGAGTATTACTTCAACGATTCCGGCCGGCAGATGCGTGTTCTCGGTGAGTCCACCCGGGCCCGCTACCTGGAGTTGCTGGGAATGCCTGCTTCTTTTCCGGAGGATGGGTATCAGGGAGACTATATCTACGGGATTGCCCGATCAATGGTTGAGGAAGCCGGTGATTCTTTTCAAGATGCAGCTGTCGATATTTTTAAAGAACGTGCTCAGCAGGCTATTTTTACTGATATTGATACCACTCTCCGGCGCATTGGAATACATTTTGATACCTACTTTAATGAACACAGCCTGTATGAGGATGGTCGACTTAAGGCGGTTGTGGATCAGCTGCGGGGCAAGGGACTGATTTATGAAAAGGAGGGGGCCACCTGGTTTAAGGCCAGTGAGTTCGGCCAGGAACAGGATCGCGTCATCATCAAGAGCAGTGGTGAGCCCACCTATCGGTTGCCGGATATCGCCTACCACTGCGATAAGTTTGAACGCGGCTATGACTGGATGATCAATGTGTTCGGATCAGATCACATTGCCACAGTGCCGGACGTGTTGGCCGGGGTCCGCGCTCTTGGTCATGATGACAGCTGTATCACGGTGGTGCTGTATCAGTTTGTCACTCTGCTGCGTGATGGCAAACAAGTCAAAATGTCGACTCGCAAGGCCACTTTTGTTACGGTGGATGAGCTGGTTGATGAGGTTGGAGCCGATGCGTTGCGTTTTTTCTTCCTGATGCGCAAGCCGGATAATGTCATTGAATTTGATCTGGATCTTGCCAAAAAACAGAGTCAGGAAAATCCGGTTTACTATGTTCAATACGCCCATGCCCGATTGTGCAGTATTGAAAAGATGGCGGCTGAACAGGGAGCTGTCGTTGGTTTGACACAGCAGATATTGCAGAGACTGGTTGAACCGGAAGAGTATGCGCTGCTGAAGATGCTGGCCGATTACCCTCAGTTGGTTGCCGGAGCAGCTGCGGATCTTGCCCCCCATCGGATAATTTTTTATCTCATTGAGCTGGCCGGTCAATTTCACGGATTTTATAATAAACATAAGGTGTTGACTGATGACCACGATTTGACCGGTGCGCGATTGGCCCTCTGCCAGGGAGTGAAAACCGTGGTATATAACGGTTTACATCTGATCGGCCTGACAGCACCGGTGAGCATGTGA
- a CDS encoding N-acetyltransferase, whose protein sequence is MTTSQMSSATGRIRPARMGDVRAIHSLLTTFADRGLMLPRSISSLYDHLRDFVVYEEENAVFGICALHICWDNLAEIRSLAVAEERQGCGIGALLVESCLDEARSLEIDTVFVLTYQAAFFRKFGFKDCDKQDLPHKIWSDCIHCPKFPDCDEDALIRTGLGMGS, encoded by the coding sequence ATGACTACATCTCAGATGTCCTCTGCAACCGGCCGGATCCGGCCCGCCCGTATGGGTGACGTGCGCGCTATCCATTCGCTGCTGACCACCTTTGCCGACAGGGGGCTCATGCTGCCGCGTTCGATCAGCTCTCTGTACGATCACCTGCGTGACTTTGTTGTGTATGAGGAGGAAAATGCTGTTTTCGGTATCTGTGCCCTCCATATCTGCTGGGATAATCTGGCCGAGATCCGTTCCCTGGCTGTAGCGGAAGAGCGACAAGGTTGCGGGATCGGCGCTTTACTGGTCGAATCCTGTCTGGATGAGGCCAGAAGCCTGGAAATCGATACGGTCTTTGTCCTGACATATCAGGCGGCATTTTTCCGAAAATTTGGTTTTAAAGACTGTGACAAACAGGATTTGCCGCATAAAATCTGGAGCGACTGTATCCACTGTCCTAAATTTCCAGACTGTGATGAGGATGCCCTGATACGAACCGGCCTGGGTATGGGATCGTAG
- the secA gene encoding preprotein translocase subunit SecA, producing the protein MVGRILAKMFGSKNDRMIKQYRRIVKTINELEATVEPLTDTELAAKTTEFKERISQGETLEQLLPEAFAVVREAAKRVLGERHYDVQLIGGIVLHQGKIAEMKTGEGKTLTSTAPVYLNALLGKGVHVVTVNDYLARRDVQWMGEVYRFLGLTTGCIFHEMNDEQRREAYGADITYGTNNEFGFDYLRDNMKFTLQDYCQRGFAYAIVDEVDSILIDEARTPLIISGPADATTDLYLKVDRIMRHFKAEAHYTKEEKSKQIMLTDDGVALAEELLEIDNLYDPRNINHLHHVNQALKAHFAFQRDVDYIIKDGSVVIVDEFTGRTMEGRRYSDGLHQALEAKEGVKIERENQTLASITFQNYFRMYKKLAGMTGTADTEAPEFKKIYNLDVVVIPTHQKMIRIDYADVIYKNQAAKYRNIVKEIKEVHAAGQPILVGTISIDVSEKISKMLTKEGIPHDVLNAKQHEREAEIIVQAGQKGRVTIATNMAGRGTDIKLGEGVRELGGLHILGTSRHESRRIDNQLRGRSGRQGDPGTSRFYLSLEDDLLRIFGSDRLRTIMDKLGMEDDEPIEHSMVSRAIENAQRKVEGHNFDIRKHLLEYDDVMNKQREVIYSQRLEVLEGEDVQPIISDMLVDLEEQIVTDCTAGKTLAEEWDWPAIEERVGQVFNLQLDWTPEEREALDRDSFAAKLHEMVTQAYAHQESRNGTEQMRQLERMVLLQMVDTLWKEHLLHMDHLKEGIGLRGYGQKNPLNEYKRESYQLFRNLIDAVKLHTIGNLMRIQLVQDDELARLEEERRQQRERELAEAKRSSGEDGVEKDRKPIQRAEEKVGRNAPCPCGSGKKYKRCCGQSS; encoded by the coding sequence ATGGTTGGACGGATTCTTGCCAAGATGTTTGGCAGTAAAAACGACAGGATGATCAAACAGTACCGTAGGATCGTCAAGACGATCAATGAGCTTGAAGCAACGGTCGAGCCCCTTACAGACACTGAGCTGGCTGCAAAGACAACTGAGTTTAAAGAGCGCATCAGTCAGGGTGAAACCCTTGAGCAGTTGCTGCCCGAAGCGTTTGCCGTGGTGCGCGAGGCGGCAAAACGGGTACTTGGCGAACGACACTACGATGTGCAGCTGATCGGAGGTATTGTCCTGCATCAGGGAAAGATCGCAGAGATGAAAACCGGAGAAGGGAAGACATTGACCTCGACAGCACCGGTCTATCTTAATGCCCTTCTCGGCAAGGGTGTACACGTGGTAACGGTCAATGATTATCTGGCACGTCGTGATGTGCAGTGGATGGGAGAGGTCTATCGTTTTCTTGGTCTGACCACCGGATGTATCTTTCATGAAATGAACGATGAGCAGCGTCGGGAGGCCTATGGAGCGGATATCACCTACGGCACCAACAATGAGTTTGGTTTTGACTACCTGCGCGATAACATGAAGTTCACCCTGCAGGATTACTGTCAGCGCGGGTTTGCCTATGCCATTGTCGACGAGGTCGACTCAATTCTCATCGACGAGGCCCGGACACCGCTGATCATCTCCGGCCCTGCTGATGCAACCACCGATCTGTACCTCAAGGTCGACCGGATCATGCGTCATTTTAAGGCCGAGGCACATTATACCAAGGAAGAAAAGTCCAAGCAGATCATGCTGACCGACGATGGTGTTGCCCTGGCTGAAGAGCTACTTGAGATCGATAACCTGTACGATCCCCGCAACATCAATCATCTGCATCATGTCAACCAGGCGCTGAAGGCACATTTTGCTTTTCAGCGTGACGTTGACTACATCATCAAGGACGGTTCCGTGGTGATTGTTGACGAGTTCACCGGTCGCACCATGGAGGGCAGGCGTTATTCAGACGGTCTGCACCAGGCTTTGGAGGCAAAGGAAGGAGTCAAGATTGAACGGGAAAATCAGACGCTTGCTTCAATCACCTTTCAAAACTATTTCCGCATGTACAAAAAGCTGGCAGGTATGACCGGTACGGCCGACACCGAGGCGCCTGAGTTTAAAAAGATCTATAACCTCGATGTTGTGGTCATTCCCACCCACCAGAAGATGATCCGTATCGATTACGCCGACGTCATCTACAAGAACCAGGCGGCCAAGTACCGCAATATTGTTAAAGAGATCAAAGAGGTTCATGCAGCCGGCCAGCCGATTCTGGTAGGTACCATCTCCATTGATGTCTCGGAAAAGATTTCAAAGATGCTGACCAAAGAGGGTATTCCCCATGATGTGCTGAACGCCAAGCAGCATGAGCGGGAAGCGGAGATCATTGTCCAGGCAGGCCAAAAAGGCAGAGTGACCATTGCCACCAACATGGCGGGACGAGGCACGGACATCAAGTTGGGTGAAGGCGTACGTGAACTGGGCGGACTGCATATTCTGGGTACCAGTCGCCATGAAAGCCGTCGCATTGACAACCAGTTGCGCGGTCGCTCCGGCCGTCAGGGTGATCCCGGCACCTCACGGTTCTATCTGTCACTGGAAGATGATCTGCTGCGTATCTTCGGGTCTGATCGACTCCGTACCATCATGGATAAACTGGGTATGGAGGATGACGAACCTATTGAACACTCCATGGTCTCCCGGGCCATTGAAAATGCTCAGCGTAAAGTTGAAGGCCATAACTTTGACATCCGTAAACATCTCTTAGAGTATGACGATGTCATGAATAAGCAGCGGGAGGTTATTTACAGTCAGCGTCTTGAGGTCCTCGAAGGTGAGGATGTGCAGCCGATTATCAGTGATATGCTGGTCGACCTTGAGGAGCAGATCGTGACCGATTGCACCGCCGGCAAGACGTTGGCTGAAGAATGGGACTGGCCGGCCATTGAAGAGCGGGTTGGTCAGGTGTTCAACCTTCAGCTCGACTGGACACCTGAAGAGCGGGAGGCACTGGATCGCGACTCTTTTGCTGCAAAGCTGCACGAAATGGTCACCCAGGCTTATGCACATCAGGAGTCCCGCAACGGCACTGAACAGATGCGACAACTCGAACGCATGGTGCTCCTGCAGATGGTGGATACTCTGTGGAAAGAGCATCTGCTGCACATGGATCATCTCAAAGAGGGGATCGGCTTGCGGGGGTATGGTCAGAAAAACCCGTTGAATGAGTACAAGCGGGAAAGCTATCAGCTGTTTCGTAACCTGATTGATGCCGTAAAGCTGCATACCATAGGGAACCTGATGCGTATTCAGCTGGTCCAGGATGACGAGCTGGCCCGTTTGGAGGAGGAACGGCGGCAGCAGCGCGAGCGTGAACTGGCTGAGGCCAAACGTTCCAGCGGCGAAGACGGGGTGGAGAAGGACCGGAAACCGATTCAACGGGCCGAGGAGAAGGTCGGCCGTAACGCTCCCTGCCCCTGCGGGTCCGGCAAAAAGTACAAGAGGTGCTGTGGTCAGAGCAGCTGA
- a CDS encoding metallophosphoesterase family protein has translation MHLIAMNILLISDIHGNFPALEAVARAVAGIDCTHILNCGDSLVYAPFPNETMGWLRTHQVLSIRGNTDDRVIRLLQGRTFKKPAKPEKRIMYTSSAAALTPENAADLLSLKKQRIVRLGDTLLGLFHGSPADHEEFLTAATPDERFEQLAGETACKIVVIGHSHTPFHRIAGGVHFINPGSVGRMFDGCPDASFALLSISKNRIDVQHHRAAYAVEAVVTALQRHRLPAVYAEMFRTGTKQN, from the coding sequence TTGCATCTCATCGCAATGAACATCCTGCTGATCAGTGATATCCACGGCAACTTTCCGGCCCTTGAAGCTGTGGCCCGTGCGGTTGCCGGGATAGACTGTACCCATATCCTCAACTGCGGCGACTCGCTGGTTTACGCCCCTTTTCCCAATGAAACCATGGGTTGGTTACGTACACATCAAGTCCTGAGTATCAGAGGCAACACTGATGACCGGGTGATCAGACTGCTGCAGGGCAGGACATTCAAAAAACCGGCAAAGCCTGAGAAGCGCATCATGTACACGAGCAGCGCTGCTGCACTCACCCCTGAAAACGCCGCCGACCTGCTCAGCCTGAAAAAACAGAGGATCGTACGACTCGGGGACACCTTACTGGGCCTTTTTCACGGAAGCCCGGCAGATCATGAAGAGTTTCTGACAGCAGCAACACCTGATGAACGTTTTGAACAGCTGGCAGGGGAAACAGCCTGCAAGATCGTGGTCATCGGCCACTCCCATACCCCTTTTCACCGGATCGCGGGAGGGGTTCATTTTATCAATCCCGGTTCAGTCGGCCGGATGTTTGACGGCTGCCCTGATGCATCGTTTGCTCTGCTGAGCATCTCCAAAAACCGCATTGATGTCCAGCATCACCGTGCAGCCTATGCTGTTGAAGCCGTGGTCACCGCCCTGCAAAGACACCGGTTACCGGCTGTCTATGCTGAGATGTTCCGCACCGGCACAAAACAGAATTAA
- the cls gene encoding cardiolipin synthase translates to MHTRYHLPAGCSDQRLLLAVAGSQKQINMIGTLSLDLTSWILLTDLVIRFSFSLRIIMRKRAASISFAWLTIILLLPFVGAVTYLLFGENRLGERRASRLLKGRPILKQWATSLREIPAVDWQAVNPECRPLNQQIFTTTGMPTMPGNQLELIDTAELFFSRLITDIDRAHFNCSLEFYIFNEGGGVDAVIEALIRAQERGVTCRLLLDSIGSKPFLRSQSANRLRKAGVEIREALPAGLIRALFIRIDLRNHRKIVVIDNEIAYTGSQNLVDPKFFRQDEQVGEWVDAMVRLTGPVVELLAAGFLFDWLLERRQWPTRLKKMIGIQPVSAAGDALVQLVPSGPGYGESSIHDFLLTAIYAARHELVLTTPYFVPDNAILAALRSAAQRGVEVTIIVPETNDSRLVHYASRANFTTLSQAGIRIMFFSGGLLHTKTITVDNDFCLFGSVNLDMRSFWLNFEMTLVIYDQVFTNTLRSLQQAYLHRSHQLDLAVFNNRPYRQQLLENIALLIGPLL, encoded by the coding sequence GTGCACACACGCTACCATTTACCTGCAGGGTGTTCCGACCAGCGCCTTCTGCTTGCTGTTGCCGGCTCCCAAAAACAAATCAACATGATCGGTACACTCTCCCTTGACCTGACCTCCTGGATTCTGCTGACCGACCTGGTCATCCGCTTTAGCTTTTCACTGCGGATCATCATGCGTAAACGCGCTGCCAGCATCTCTTTTGCCTGGCTGACGATCATCCTCCTGCTCCCCTTTGTCGGTGCGGTCACCTACCTGCTCTTTGGCGAAAACAGACTCGGTGAACGCCGGGCCAGCCGACTGCTCAAAGGTCGCCCCATACTCAAACAATGGGCCACCTCTTTGCGAGAGATACCTGCTGTTGACTGGCAGGCTGTCAATCCGGAGTGCCGGCCGCTCAATCAGCAGATTTTTACAACCACCGGGATGCCGACCATGCCCGGTAACCAACTTGAACTGATCGACACTGCCGAACTTTTTTTCTCAAGACTCATCACCGACATAGACCGTGCCCACTTTAACTGTTCCCTGGAATTTTATATCTTCAACGAGGGGGGAGGGGTCGATGCCGTGATCGAAGCGCTGATTCGTGCTCAGGAGCGAGGCGTGACCTGTCGTCTCCTGCTGGACAGTATTGGTTCCAAACCGTTTCTCCGCAGCCAGAGTGCAAACAGGCTCCGCAAAGCCGGTGTTGAAATACGAGAAGCCCTGCCGGCCGGTCTTATCCGGGCGTTGTTTATCCGTATCGACCTGCGCAATCATCGTAAGATCGTCGTCATTGATAACGAAATCGCCTATACAGGAAGCCAGAACCTGGTTGATCCCAAGTTCTTCAGGCAGGATGAGCAGGTAGGGGAGTGGGTGGATGCCATGGTTCGGCTTACCGGACCGGTGGTGGAGTTACTGGCAGCCGGATTTCTTTTTGACTGGTTACTGGAACGCCGGCAATGGCCCACCAGATTAAAAAAGATGATCGGCATCCAGCCCGTCTCCGCAGCCGGGGACGCTTTGGTCCAGTTAGTTCCGTCAGGACCGGGGTACGGTGAAAGCAGTATTCATGATTTTCTGTTGACCGCTATATACGCCGCCCGACATGAACTGGTTCTGACCACGCCTTACTTTGTTCCGGACAACGCCATACTTGCGGCTCTGCGCTCGGCAGCGCAACGGGGCGTTGAGGTGACGATTATTGTTCCTGAAACCAATGATTCACGCCTGGTTCATTATGCCAGCCGGGCGAACTTTACCACGCTCAGCCAGGCCGGTATCCGCATCATGTTCTTTTCCGGCGGCCTGCTGCACACCAAAACCATCACCGTGGACAATGATTTCTGTCTCTTTGGTTCAGTCAATCTCGATATGCGAAGCTTTTGGTTAAATTTTGAGATGACCCTGGTGATCTACGACCAGGTGTTCACAAACACACTCAGATCACTGCAGCAGGCGTACCTGCACAGGTCGCACCAACTTGATCTTGCCGTTTTCAACAACCGTCCCTACCGCCAGCAGCTGCTTGAAAATATCGCCCTGCTCATCGGTCCCCTGCTCTGA
- the argJ gene encoding bifunctional glutamate N-acetyltransferase/amino-acid acetyltransferase ArgJ — MQVKGFSAAAVQAGIRYAGRYDLGLIFSQTPAVTAGMFTTNKVKAAPIVLAMERLGSGLCQAVLVNSGNANACTGQAGMDAAVATAGSAAQELGIDPHLVQVASTGVIGQQLPVEPFTRAMPQLVAGLSPDGFDQLAQAIMTTDLVPKVATATVLIGEAEVRLLGVAKGSGMIMPDMATMLCFVVSDARIDHPTLDQAVKVGVEQSFNRITVDGDTSTNDMVLVMANGEAGNTLIDADHPEAAALFNAALYDIFKELALKIVADGEGATKMVTIRVTGARTEQEALHAARTIANSALVKTAFFGEDANWGRIIAALGRSDCLFDPDRVAIRFDDVMLVNRGIFLGSEQEEAATNVLKQRAFTVTIDLGEGDAAAEMYTCDFSFDYVKINADYRS, encoded by the coding sequence ATGCAAGTGAAAGGTTTTTCCGCTGCAGCGGTTCAGGCCGGTATCCGATATGCCGGGCGATATGATCTGGGACTTATTTTTTCACAGACTCCAGCGGTGACAGCCGGTATGTTCACCACCAACAAGGTGAAGGCGGCACCGATAGTTCTTGCCATGGAACGCCTTGGCTCCGGGCTGTGCCAGGCGGTTCTTGTCAACAGCGGCAACGCCAATGCCTGTACCGGGCAGGCGGGTATGGACGCGGCTGTGGCAACCGCCGGTTCAGCGGCTCAGGAGCTGGGCATTGATCCGCATCTTGTACAGGTGGCCTCCACCGGCGTCATCGGCCAGCAGCTGCCGGTGGAACCCTTTACCAGGGCCATGCCGCAGCTGGTTGCCGGTCTTTCCCCCGATGGCTTTGACCAGCTGGCACAGGCTATTATGACCACAGACCTGGTTCCTAAAGTTGCCACGGCAACCGTGTTGATAGGTGAGGCTGAGGTGAGGCTGCTTGGTGTTGCCAAGGGGTCGGGCATGATCATGCCCGATATGGCGACCATGCTCTGTTTTGTCGTGTCTGATGCCCGCATTGATCACCCCACATTAGATCAGGCGGTGAAGGTGGGAGTAGAGCAGAGTTTCAACCGCATCACAGTGGACGGCGACACGTCGACGAATGATATGGTGCTGGTCATGGCCAACGGTGAAGCCGGTAACACCCTGATCGATGCCGATCATCCAGAGGCTGCTGCATTGTTCAATGCTGCGCTGTATGACATATTCAAAGAGTTGGCCCTGAAAATCGTGGCAGACGGTGAGGGGGCCACCAAGATGGTCACCATCAGAGTCACCGGCGCCCGTACTGAGCAGGAGGCCCTGCATGCCGCCCGGACCATTGCCAACTCAGCACTCGTTAAAACGGCATTTTTTGGTGAAGATGCCAACTGGGGAAGAATTATCGCCGCCCTTGGCCGATCTGATTGCCTCTTTGATCCAGACAGGGTTGCCATACGATTTGATGACGTCATGCTGGTCAACAGGGGAATTTTTCTGGGGTCTGAACAGGAGGAAGCGGCCACGAACGTGCTGAAACAGCGTGCCTTTACCGTCACCATTGATCTTGGTGAGGGAGATGCTGCTGCTGAGATGTATACCTGTGATTTTTCTTTCGACTACGTTAAAATCAACGCTGATTATCGGAGTTGA